In a genomic window of Quercus lobata isolate SW786 chromosome 4, ValleyOak3.0 Primary Assembly, whole genome shotgun sequence:
- the LOC115986822 gene encoding peroxidase 9-like, whose amino-acid sequence MELFKVTFGLIVIASLSATLSSANPGFNIGWGSHGGRSFSLFPEFYQFSCPQANDIVMSVLERAIANEPRIAASLLRVHFHDCFVQGCDASVLLDDSATIVGEKNSGPNKNSLRGFEVIDEIKAKLEEVCPQTVSCADILALVAHGSIVLSGGPYWEVPLGRRDSKTASLNASNTNIPPPNSTLQNLVTSFNRQGLDEVDLVALSGGHTIGLARCVSFKQRLYNQNGNNQPDQTLDKGYYNNLKSVCPRSGGDNNTSPLDFASPAKFDNAYFKHILWGKGLLNSDEVLFTGSAGTTMQLVKIYAEDEGLFFIQFAKSMVKMGNISPLTGFNGEVRKNCRRIN is encoded by the exons ATGGAGCTCTTCAAAGTTACTTTTGGTCTTATAGTAATAGCTTCCCTCTCCGCCACACTCTCCTCAGCTAACCCTGGCTTCAATATTGGCTGGGGTAGTCATGGTGGAAGGTCTTTTAGCCTTTTCCCTGAATTTTATCAGTTCTCTTGTCCCCAAGCCAATGACATTGTCATGTCTGTGTTGGAGAGAGCCATTGCCAATGAGCCAAGGATAGCTGCTTCTTTGCTTAGGGTCCACTTCCATGACTGCTTTGTCCAG GGTTGTGACGCCTCAGTATTACTAGATGATAGTGCCACAATAGTCGGTGAAAAGAATTCTGGgccaaataaaaattctcttaGAGGTTTTGAAGTGATTGATGAGATCAAGGCCAAGTTGGAAGAAGTATGTCCTCAAACTGTCTCTTGTGCAGACATTCTCGCCCTTGTTGCTCATGGCTCCATTGTATTA AGCGGTGGACCGTATTGGGAGGTCCCATTGGGAAGAAGGGACTCAAAGACAGCAAGCTTAAATGCCTCAAACACTAATATTCCCCCACCAAACTCTACCCTCCAAAACCTTGTAACATCGTTCAATCGTCAAGGACTTGATGAAGTTGATCTCGTTGCACTCTCAG GGGGGCATACAATTGGTTTGGCAAGGTGTGTGTCATTCAAACAAAGACTGTACAACCAAAATGGAAACAACCAACCTGACCAGACTCTTGACAAGGGCTACTACAATAATTTGAAATCGGTTTGTCCTAGATCAGGTGGTGACAATAACACCTCTCCCTTGGACTTTGCCTCCCCTGCAAAATTCGACAACGCGTATTTCAAGCACATCCTGTGGGGAAAAGGGTTGCTCAATTCAGATGAAGTGCTTTTCACAGGAAGTGCTGGGACTACTATGCAATTGGTTAAGATTTATGCTGAGGATGAGGGCCTATTCTTCATCCAGTTTGCTAAATCTATGGTTAAGATGGGAAACATAAGCCCTCTCACTGGTTTTAATGGTGAAGTTAGGAAGAACTGTCGCCGAATTAATTGA